In Daphnia pulicaria isolate SC F1-1A chromosome 5, SC_F0-13Bv2, whole genome shotgun sequence, a single genomic region encodes these proteins:
- the LOC124341233 gene encoding heart- and neural crest derivatives-expressed protein 2-like: MSLVSAYPSAYASNPVDINSSVTSSVAASNSSNNSFYSHPHHHQSSSAGDYSGGQHQNFFPSAGWTWNGNTNPSVADFQPPASLAQQHSPSLSCYSSSAPSPDYYVYQQSQQQQQQHHHHPYETTSAVSSVDYHPLHHPSTVAAPRVIRVVKRRNTANKKERRRTMSINNAFSELRDCIPNVPADTKLSKIKTLRLATSYISYLMAVLEAGPETDIPFRAELGRQSKSEKAAAQQQQQQQQQLQQQHQHQHQQQQFSVNIHHKEQPKEEEPNLNGTLLCPSNGDKRSKGRTGWPHHVWALELKQ; encoded by the exons ATGAGTTTAGTGAGCGCCTACCCGTCGGCCTATGCCAGCAACCCTGTCGATATCAACAGCTCCGTTACATCATCCGTCGCCGcttccaacagcagcaacaacagctttTACAGTCATCCTCATCACCACCAAAGTTCATCGGCAGGTGACTACTCTGGCGGCCAGCACCAGAATTTTTTCCCGTCAGCCGGCTGGACTTGGAACGGTAATACCAATCCGTCGGTCGCTGATTTCCAGCCGCCGGCTTCACTCGCCCAGCAGCACTCGCCTTCGCTGAGTTGCTACTCCTCGTCGGCTCCCAGTCCCGACTACTACGTCTACCAGCAGtcgcaacagcaacagcaacaacaccacCATCATCCGTACGAAACGACTTCGGCAGTGTCGTCGGTCGACTATCATCCGCTGCACCATCCGTCGACGGTTGCAGCTCCGCGCGTCATCCGCGTGGTTAAGCGACGCAACACGGCCAACAAGAAAGAGCGCCGGCGGACCATGTCGATCAACAACGCCTTCTCGGAACTGAGGGATTGCATCCCGAACGTGCCGGCCGACACCAAACTGTCCAAGATCAAAACCCTCCGTTTGGCAACATCTTACATTTCGTATTTGATGGCCGTCCTGGAAGCCGGCCCTGAAACCGACATTCCTTTCCGCGCTGAGCTCGGGAGGCAGAGCAAAAGCGAAAAAGCGGcagctcaacaacaacaacagcaacaacagcaacttcagcagcaacatcaacaccaacaccagcagcaacaattcAGTGTCAACATCCATCATAAAGAACAG CCGAAGGAGGAGGAGCCTAATTTGAACGGCACGTTGCTGTGCCCGTCGAATGGAGACAAGCGAAGCAAAGGACGAACGGGATGGCCGCACCACGTCTGGGCCCTTGAgctgaaacaataa
- the LOC124340710 gene encoding phospholipid phosphatase-related protein type 5-like produces the protein MAPEAQTNWIPYLFAAGILLWCSMSIGHTIFAMKNQDYESQTGNLNGVRKNVPMIRLVRWFGVLTIGLFLMMLITLPWSYYMGELAPNFISACKPAQLDLLCHCPYDRRSVDVVCTTPAELWFPSRSSFLPTSVTLQSYLMLTTLFFVIVHMSWSGAMRYMNSFSMLLCVLLSWGVGYSAVQRNEADWINTVFGFFIGMISSFFSVMLNARWMNLDVEQKLPRNWNDFPPTTQNPLLSKNKGNGQELSTSWEYLPNPSPVH, from the coding sequence ATGGCACCAGAAGCGCAAACCAACTGGATTCCGTACCTTTTCGCGGCAGGAATCCTCCTTTGGTGTTCCATGAGCATCGGACACACCATTTTCGCCATGAAAAATCAGGACTACGAATCGCAGACGGGAAATCTCAACGGGGTTAGAAAAAATGTCCCGATGATTCGTTTAGTCCGATGGTTTGGCGTGCTAACAATCGGACTATTTTTGATGATGTTGATTACTTTACCTTGGAGTTACTACATGGGTGAATTGGCTCCCAATTTTATTAGCGCGTGCAAACCAGCCCAGCTTGACCTTCTATGCCACTGCCCCTACGATCGCCGTTCGGTTGACGTCGTCTGCACAACACCGGCGGAATTATGGTTCCCTTCGCGGTCGTCTTTCCTGCCGACATCCGTCACTCTCCAATCGTACCTGATGTTGACGAcactttttttcgtaatagtGCACATGAGCTGGTCGGGAGCGATGCGGTACatgaattcattttcaatgtTACTCTGTGTACTCTTGTCCTGGGGAGTAGGATACAGCGCAGTTCAACGCAATGAGGCCGATTGGATCAACACGGTTTTCGGATTTTTCATCGGaatgatttcttctttcttctccgtCATGTTGAATGCCCGTTGGATGAATTTGGATGTCGAGCAGAAACTTCCGCGCAATTGGAACGACTTCCCTCCAACCACTCAGAATCCTCTGCTGtctaaaaataaaggaaacggACAAGAACTTTCGACATCATGGGAATATCTACCGAATCCATCGCCTGTCCATTAG
- the LOC124340875 gene encoding biorientation of chromosomes in cell division protein 1-like 1, with the protein MEIPPSFHQLPADPKFVDQIVNQIKSQGTFDQWRRECLADVDTKPAYQNLTFRVDSAVAAFLGKQRWRPDMAKNQVRENLRKHILELGLIDKGVDRIVQQVVQPKVLPVFHPAVENAIYNFLGIQNPRAGKSNQTPDTSVNISSPRKTFRPMPVSIPSRDKEDCTPPPGEEFDLEAITPSPESRCQSSLKKDLAEDMSDVSMEDSRPAPEAGLERICSPISPQSSRDSVKVEDAEEPIRNRVGSALSAISSGDDLPSESPAVPSPITSEEFHDNNNPPEDQPQNSPSSSDDNDEDMEDDDEDDFSSPEFEKIEINAPTSRSVTPIPGEEEPEEKHDNGSTIDDHYSWRPKTDGRDPDRKPDEDPGDLNSKKAGESSNQPTSLRSQPSESGSKPTGEVAISDSGKPTTIAASTTPTESFETEKTTQEAGIDASASSSSKERSRSKSESRKSDRREKSSKDRDRDRDRDRQRDRDREKRREREKREESDRRNKSHHSKSGHKDRDERRRSSSHRDKDRDRHREKERDRNRSKSNHESDRYRSSSHKDRDRKSSDRAADKSLRESSISPLPGLHPKAYLWKRPEEKPTALWDYLARFPEEVFDEMCDTNAGLSDVSVSSVSSYEDSDCESILLYLSEVEVDSEVEKAVVHSGGRVVYRDDEDIEEAKNGAESDLTPASEEFTPSESCLRDQQLNINNNKRVRKLNTRYSDSYVGSELRKIITTQNSADHPQRSPRLNNNTKPLPKENQENCIQVPSSEVIQEGEEVVDYQPPDAKRLKAEQPLPSSPESVQSDLTHPAHVLPSSPPPADVQSAAEEDAGKDIISPNGRRRSTALKQPQQRYDDADLYKPRPVITPSSRRSRRHDDS; encoded by the exons atggAGATTCCTCCATCTTTTCATCAACTTCCAGCTGACCctaaattcgtcgatcaaatcgTTAACCAGATTAAGTCACAAGGTACTTTTGATCAGTGGAGGCGAGAATGTTTAGCTGATGTGGATACCAAGCCAGCCTACCAAAACCTGACCTTTCGAGTTGACAGTGCTGTTGCAGCATTTTTAGGCAAACAACGATGGAGGCCAGATATGGCAAAAAACCAAGTCAGGGAGAATTTGAGAAAGCACATCTTGGAACTGGGATTAATTGACAAAGGAGTGGACAGAATTGTCCAACAAGTGGTTCAGCCTAAGGTGCTCCCTGTATTCCACCCAGCAGTAGAAAATGCTATTTACAATTTCCTTGGCATACAAAACCCTCGTGCTGGAAAGAGTAATCAGACTCCTGACACCAGTGTAAACATAAGTTCCCCCAGAAAAACCTTCCGTCCAATGCCTGTTTCCATCCCAAGTAGAGATAAGGAAGACTGCACACCTCCACCTGGAGAGGAATTTGATCTCGAAGCTATAACACCATCACCCGAATCGAGATGTCAGTCCAGCTTGAAGAAAGATCTTGCCGAAGATATGAGTGACGTCAGCATGGAAGACAGCCGACCAGCCCCCGAGGCTGGCCTAGAACGTATTTGTAGCCCTATATCGCCACAGAGTAGCAGAGACAGTGTTAAGGTCGAAGATGCAGAGGAGCCTATTAGGAATCGAGTTGGCTCAGCACTCTCGGCTATAAGTTCTGGTGATGATCTTCCGTCTGAATCACCTGCAGTACCTTCGCCAATTACTTCAGAGGAGTTCCACGACAATAATAATCCTCCAGAAGATCAACCGCAGAACTCTCCATCGAGCAGTGATGACAACGACGAAGACATGGAGGATGATGACGAAGACGATTTTTCTAGTCCCGAATTTGAGAAGATTGAAATCAACGCACCGACCAGCCGATCGGTGACACCTATTCCGGGCGAGGAAGAGCCCGAAGAAAAACATGATAACGGTTCGACGATCGACGATCACTACTCCTGGCGGCCCAAAACAGATGGCCGCGATCCTGATCGGAAGCCGGATGAAGATCCCGGCGATTTAAATTCTAAGAAAGCAGGGGAGTCATCAAATCAGCCTACTTCCCTCAGAAGTCAGCCGTCGGAAAGTGGAAGCAAACCGACAGGAGAGGTGGCAATCTCTGATTCGGGGAAACCCACTACAATAGCGGCATCGACAACACCGACGGAATCttttgaaacagaaaaaactaCTCAAGAGGCAGGAATCGACGCTTCCGCTTCCTCCTCATCCAAAGAACGAAGCCGCTCGAAATCCGAATCACGCAAGTCGGATCGTAGAGAAAAATCAAGCAAAGATCGAGACAGGGATCGCGATCGGGATCGACAAAGAGATCGGGATCGAGAGAAGAGACGCGAACGTGAAAAACGTGAGGAATCTGACCGTCGAAACAAATCTCATCACTCTAAATCTGGACACAAAGATCGAGATGAAAGGAGGAGATCTTCGTCACACCGGGATAAAGATCGCGATAGgcacagagaaaaagaacgCGATCGCAATCGCTCGAAATCAAATCACGAATCTGATCGATACCGATCGAGTTCGCACAAAgacagagacagaaaatcaagtgaTCGAGCAGCGGATAAAAGCCTAAGAGAGTCGTCGATTTCTCCCCTGCCAGGGCTGCACCCCAAGGCCTACTTGTGGAAAAGGCCAGAAGAAAAACCCACAGCTCTGTGGGATTACTTGGCACGATTTCCCGAAGAAGTCTTTGACGAAATGTGCGATACAAATGCTGGGCTGTCTGACGTCTCCGTGTCGTCCGTGTCCTCCTACGAAGATTCGGATTGCGAATCCATTCTGCTCTACTTGTCAGAAGTGGAAGTCGATTCAGAGGTGGAAAAGGCTGTCGTTCATTCGGGTGGGCGTGTCGTCTATCGAGACGATGAAGACATTGAAGAAGCTAAAAATGGCGCCGAATCAGATCTCACCCCGGCTTCGGAAGAGTTCACTCCATCCGAGTCGTGTTTAAGAGACCAGCAATTGAAcattaacaacaacaagcgaGTGCGGAAGCTCAACACGCGATATAGCGATAGCTACGTCGGTTCTGAATTGCGCAAGATCATAACGACGCAGAATTCGGCGGACCACCCCCAACGTAGCCCGCGGCTCAACAACAATACGAAACCTTTGCCAAAGGAGAACCAAGAAAATTGCATTCAAGTCCCATCGTCGGAAGTAATTCAGGAGGGTGAAGAAGTTGTTGACTATCAGCCGCCCGACGCCAAACGACTCAAGGCTGAACAACCTCTGCCTTCAAGCCCGGAAAGCGTCCAGTCAGATTTGACACACCCTGCTCATGTTCTACCTTCCTCTCCACCTCCCGCCGACGTCCAATCCGCTGCGGAAGAAGACGCCGGCAAGGACATCATTTCACCCAATGGCCGCCGGAGATCCACGGC ATTGAAGCAACCACAACAACGTTATGACGATGCTGATTTGTACAAACCACGTCCCGTCATCACACCTAGCAGCCGCCGTTCCCGTCGCCACGACGACTCCTGA
- the LOC124341103 gene encoding uncharacterized protein C7orf26 homolog: MAIACSPQPDLHRILRRLDFPQSAKEALACLEQLCLPLAHTRPPTSKQLDYIGEIIDEFVFCEIDHKGARRKRLNPLQELQLLEVLLGYFAAGEDKVILNTVFMMLFTPPHTPSPSPSPSPSGFARADVFTPGTATATLSDRMRILARLVSAAVASRNLAVLNCTGVWMQQLGCLSQHSLNLSRVFIEDYFVLNTPQSNISSSTSYLEQLPQQAPHFTSCFLTAAAELYGGIDGNRSAYIPPPMCLLNTIVNWVSSNPRLCLTPLTLNLQPLLPKGSIVMTSVTPLAGLLKWCVEAPFNPSLKKTSPVKLEKTKDTKSTWNENSYYSQLHSSLLESMQERSVLQNQQQLLQAEVISPRHLVALVRGLLDSCAKNNSSNEKIQLSLDRLAQSVQVAQSSGCLYGNTHELMQALRTLPYNRLLDIVVRRYS; the protein is encoded by the exons ATGGCTATAGCTTGCAGTCCACAGCCAGATCTTCATCGTATTCTTAGGCGTCTTGACTTTCCACAATCAGCTAAAGAAGCTCTTGCTTGTCTTG AACAATTGTGCCTTCCCCTTGCACATACACGCCCACCTACGTCAAAACAGCTAGATTACATTGGAGAAATCAttgatgaatttgttttttgtgagATAGATCACAAGGGTGCCAGACGAAAG AGGTTAAATCCCCTTCAAGAACTGCAACTACTAGAAGTGTTACTGGGCTATTTTGCTGCTGGGGAAGATAAAGTCATTTTGAATACTGTGTTTATGATGTTATTTACCCCTCCTCATACACCTAGCCCCAGTCCTAGCCCCTCACCTTCGGGGTTTGCTCGCGCGGATGTCTTTACTCCTGGAACAGCGACTGCCACGCTGAGTGATCGAATGAGGATCCTAGCACGACTAGTGTCAGCCGCTGTAGCCTCCCGCAATTTGGCTGTATTAAACTGTACAGGCGTTTGGATGCAACAGTTG GGATGCCTGAGCCAACACTCTCTCAATTTGTCAAGAGTTTTCATTGAGGACTATTTTGTTCTTAACACACCACAATCCAAT ATAAGTTCTTCTACAAGTTACCTGGAACAGCTACCGCAACAAGCTCCACATTTCACATCATGTTTTTTAACAGCTGCCGCAGAGCTTTACGGTGGAATCG ATGGCAACCGAAGTGCTTACATCCCCCCTCCAATGTGCTTGCTCAATACCATAGTCAACTGGGTTTCTTCTAACCCTAGATTATGCCTGACACCACTGACATTGAATCTCCAACCCCTTCTTCCAAAAGGAAGCATAGTGATGACATCGGTTACTCCTTTGGCAGGATTACTTAA ATGGTGCGTTGAAGCTCCTTTCAATCCCAGTCTGAAAAAGACATCGCCTGTAAAACTCGAGAAAACAAAGGACACCAAGTCGACATGGAATGAAAATTCTTACTATAGTCAACTTCATTCTAGCCTTCTGGAATCAATGCAAGAAAGATCCGTATTGCAGAATCAACAACAACTTCTTCAAGCTGAAGTGATTTCACCTCGTCATTTGGTGGCACTTGTCAGAGGTTTGCTAGACTCGTGTGCAAAAAACAACTCTAGCAACgagaaaattcaattatcaCTTGACCGACTAGCACAATCAGTTCAAGTAGCCCAATCGTCCGGCTGTCTTTATGGAAACACAC ATGAATTAATGCAAGCCCTCCGAACTCTCCCATACAACAGACTTCTCGATATTGTTGTGCGGCGATACAGTTGA
- the LOC124340858 gene encoding uncharacterized protein LOC124340858 yields MGAKDESSSSQFLQKFDKALSLLKSYCDKPKSSFSENISFLLDKSLDHLKKLDSDSIKEAQFLDPTHVALIQSQGVKVFLNEVLKISKVHSIHSSIITFAINLLLQLTNNEAKFELMYSESPNIFVKIQQLMETTIVENNEFKQSLMNFFLSLSKLKAGLQWLLTSGSLLFIVDSLSDRTIFTRKKAEEAINYALPLLNDANREIIFTKLLEPILKAGNKLENHQIESDKLKPYFEILEHYVTLTLSSNKMDTTGKTLSSLNTEQVLHNIVSTAQNEKLLTQASSLIAAIYAKCAMENEKEQNTWEIKTVSLIQLILRRGFLRVTLTVISQSLFFWSQLKTSCLVGQLVHLMIVPVLVDTKEVVEHYPCYPKVCQYWENLADDSTKSISKTLSAMLHSNSELNELTSISLIGFNKSINKLDKDSALKITRSGIFLLGCLKVPEAKRMTLMSFTPQLAINLIKSLCSYIDLFNIRWWETYETVCLPIIFTKIVAYNASRDIQVTCAGLEGIKFCIQQFIHPNQALLLTDSTDSSLQDMAEVLQQCTVSVHWEVRDSAMEVVLEMAQLSHVRFPPFQQLLINSHLIEAALSAFNDTESYVRASAIGVIAAATPVPFLWEHLLTFSNTPVISSCYLVLQQDSEALARRAAAKALTLITQSGHFPLDQDRTTLYRQMSSAALSDLDWEVKLQALEFWQVMIDESLTQQGMLDGCFPELTFSKEKQKIVRLDAKEIRSRLQTALSELGSCGCLHVLLQLVDDCDAPVREKSIQLLHRLRDILATYQSLDLNVWQVSHPPQVETNEMRGEEHLTPENETIRKDSDEVIDEILSVNDACLVAGILTNKDPKMRPDPIPVSPVNAQDFVNKINLMDMETMLSTTTMSSDLHVNDFDSLLEDLEDCIHTDTNRPRPDCY; encoded by the exons ATGGGAGCTAAAGATGAAAGCAGTTCAAGTCAGTTTCTTCAGAAATTTGATAAAGCTTTGTCTTTGTTGAAATCATATTGTGACAAACCTAAATCCTCATtttctgaaaatatttcatttttacttgATAAGTCTTTGGACCATTTAAAGAAGCTTGATAGTGATAGCATTAAGGAAGCCCAATTTCTTGATCCAACACATGTGGCTCTCATTCAAAGTCAAGGTGTGAAAGTTTTCTTGAATGAAGTTTTGAAGATATCAAAAGTGCATAGCATCCACTCTTCTATAATCACTTTTGCTATCAACCTGCTACTACAGCTGACCAACAATGAAGCTAAGTTTGAGCTCATGTATTCAGAGTCACCAAATATCTTTGTCAAAATTCAACAGTTGATGGAAACCACAATTGTAGAAAACAATGAATTCAAGCAATCCCTCATGAACTTCTTTTTGAGCCTTTCAAAACTTAAAGCAGGCTTGCAGTGGCTATTGACTTCAGGCTCTCTCCTTTTCATTGTTGATAGCTTGAGTGATCGTACAATATTTACAAGAAAGAAAGCTGAGGAGGCCATTAATTATGCTTTGCCACTTCTAAATGATGCCAACCGTGAAATCATATTCACAAAATTGTTGGAACCAATTCTCAAAGCTGGAAATAAACTTGAGAATCATCAAATAGAAAGTGACAAACTGAAaccttattttgaaattttggaacacTATGTTACCTTAACCCTATCATCCAACAAAATGGACACAACCGGAAAAACTCTTTCATCGTTAAATACAGAACAAGTTCTCCACAACATTGTATCCACTgcacaaaacgaaaaattacTCACTCAAGCCTCATCCCTTATTGCAGCAATATATGCCAAATGTGCcatggaaaatgaaaaagagcaaaatacttGGGAGATAAAAACAGTGTCActgattcaattgattttacgTCGCGGTTTCTTAAGGGTTACTTTGACAGTAATTTCGCAGAGCTTGTTCTTTTGGAGTCAGTTGAAAACATCTTGTTTAGTGGGACAACTTGTCCATCTTATG ATAGTTCCGGTGTTGGTTGATACAAAGGAGGTAGTTGAGCATTATCCATGCTACCCAAAAGTTTGTCAATATTGGGAAAATTTAGCTGACGATTCAACAAAATCCATTAGTAAAACTCTTTCGGCAATGCTTCATTCAAACAGTGAACTCAATGAGCTCACAAGTATCTCATTGATTGGTTtcaataaatcaatcaataaactTGACAAG GATTCTGCATTGAAAATTACTCGTTCTGGCATCTTTCTTCTTGGCTGCTTGAAGGTTCCTGAAGCCAAACGAATGACCCTTATGTCTTTCACTCCTCAGCTTGCGATTAACTTGATCAAGAGTTTGTGCTCCTACATCGATTTATTCAATATTAGGTGGTGGGAGACCTACGAAACGGTGTGCCTTCCAATAATATTCACCAAGATAGTAGCTTACAATGCTAGTCGTGATATTCAG GTTACGTGTGCTGGTCTAGAAGGGATCAAATTTTGTATTCAGCAATTCATTCATCCGAACCAGGCTTTGCTGTTGACTGACTCAACGGATTCCTCGTTGCAGGATATGGCCGAAGTACTTCAACAGTGCACCGTTTCCGTTCACTGGGAAGTTCGTGACAGTGCGATGGAAGTTGTGCTGGAAATGGCCCAGCTGTCGCACGTTA GATTCCCACCATTTCAACAATTACTAATAAACTCGCACTTGATTGAAGCTGCCTTATCCGCATTCAACGACACAGAGTCATACGTGCGAGCTTCGGCTATAGGAGTGATTGCTGCCGCTACTCCAGTCCCTTTTTTATGGGAAcatcttttgactttttctaaTACCCCAGTTATCAGTAGTTGCTACCTTGTACTACAGCAAGATAGCGAGGCCTTGGCCAGGCGCGCAGCTGCCAAAGCTTTAACGCTCATTACCCAATCCGGACATTTCCC ACTCGATCAGGACCGAACTACGCTGTATCGTCAAATGAGCTCGGCTGCTCTTTCGGATTTAGATTGGGAGGTTAAACTTCAAGCGCTAGAATTTTGGCAAGTCATGATTGATGAATCACTGACCCAACAGGGAATGTTGGATGGATGTTTTCCTGAGCTCACTTTTTCaaaggagaaacaaaagatAGTTCG ATTGGATGCGAAAGAAATTCGTTCGAGATTACAGACTGCCTTATCTGAATTAGGATCTTGTGGGTGCCTTCATGTTTTACTCCAGCTTGTAGATGACTGCGATGCTCCTGTTCGTGAGAAATCAATTCAACTACTTCACCGTTTACGCGATATTTTGGCCACTTATCAATCATTGGACTTGAACGTTTGGCAAGTTTCTCATCCTCCTCAAGTTGAAACAAACGAAATGAGAGGAGAAGAACATCTAACACCAGAAAATGAAACTATACGCAAGGACTCGGACGAAGTGATCGACGAAATCCTGTCAGTTAATGATGCCTGTCTTGTGGCTGGTATTTTAACAAACAAGGATCCGAAAATGCGACCCGATCCCATACCAGTGTCACCCGTGAACGCACAAGATTTCgtgaacaaaattaatttaatggaTATGGAGACCATgctctctactactactatgtcTTCAGATTTGCATGTTAATGACTTTGATTCATTACTTGAAGATCTGGAAGATTGCATCCATACTGACACAAATCGCCCACGACCCGATTGCTACTAA
- the LOC124341038 gene encoding catalase-like: MAERDNATNQLKDFAQSVKNEATPTVTTSGGAPIGFKTASLTAGPRGPILLQDHVLIDETAHFDRERIPERVVHAKGSGAFGYFEVTHDITQYCKAAVFGQVGKKTPVAVRFSTVGGESGSADTARDPRGFAVKFYTEEGNWDLVGNNTPIFFIRDPILFPSFIHTQKRNPVTHLKDPDMFWDFISLRPETTHQVCFLFSDRGTPDGYRFMNGYGSHTFKLVNAEGKPIYCKFHFKTDQGIRNLDAGKAHQLTADDPDYATRDLYNAISKADFPSWSVKIQVMTFEEAEKFKWNPFDLTKTWPQADFPLIPVGRMVLDRNPKDYFAEVEQIAFSPAHLVPGIEPSPDKMLQGRLFSYTDTHRHRLGTNYLHLPVNCPYRSKILNYQRDGPMTFNTDYAGYPNYFPNSFSGPSDAPAALESKFEVSGDVARYNTADDDNFSQVGIYWTKVLDDGAKERLVQNIAGHLKSAQSFIQDRAVKNFTQAHADFGRRLRAALDKHISSSL, encoded by the exons ATGGCGGAACGTGATAATGCAACCAATCAGCTTAAGGATTTTGCACAGTCTGTTAag AATGAAGCTACTCCTACTGTGACCACAAGTGGGGGAGCTCCAATTGGATTCAAAACTGCCAGCCTTACTGCTGGACCTAGAGGTCCAATTTTACTTCAAGATCAT GTGTTAATTGATGAGACAGCCCATTTTGATCGTGAAAGGATTCCAGAACGTGTTGTTCATGCTAAAGGCTCAG gcgcTTTTGGCTATTTTGAAGTTACCCACGACATTACCCAGTACTGTAAAGCAGCTGTTTTTGGTCAAGTGGGTAAAAAGACTCCAGTTGCTGTACGATTTTCTACTGTTGGTGGAGAGAGTGGCTCAGCCGACACCGCTCGTGATCCTCGAGGATTTGCAGTCAAATTTTACACCGAAGAAGGCAATTGGGATTTAGTCGGAAACAAcacccccatattttttattcgtgatCCTATTCTCTTTCCAAGCTTTATTCATACTCAGAAACGCAATCCAGTAACCCATTTGAAG GACCCTGATATGTTCTGGGATTTCATATCTCTTCGACCGGAAACAACTCATCaagtttgttttctgttttccgATCGTGGGACTCCAGATGGCTATCGTTTCATGAACGGTTACGGATCGCATACCTTTAAGTTAGTTAATGCTGAAGGCAAGCCTATCTACTGCAAATTCCATTTCAAG ACCGACCAAGGGATTCGTAATTTAGATGCTGGCAAAGCTCATCAACTTACTGCCGATGATCCAGACTATGCAACTCGTGATCTGTACAACGCCATTTCCAAAGCAGATTTTCCTTCCTGGTccgtaaaaattcaagtgatgACGTTTGAAGAAGCAGAAAAGTTCAAATGGAACCCCTTTGATTTAACTAAA ACCTGGCCGCAGGCAGACTTTCCACTAATTCCAGTTGGCCGTATGGTCTTGGACCGCAACCCTAAAGATTACTTTGCTGAAGTTGAACAAATTGCCTTTAGTCCAGCTCATTTGGTCCCGGGTATTGAGCCAAGTCCAGATAAAATGCTTCAG GGACGTCTTTTCTCCTATACCGATACTCATCGCCATCGCCTTGGAACAAATTACCTTCACTTGCCTGTCAACTGCCCTTACCgttccaaaattttaaattaccaACGAGATGGTCCAATGACTTTCAATACGGACTATGCAGGCTATCCAAACTACTTTCCCAACAGCTTTTCCGGACCATCCGATGCGCCAGCAGCTCTGGAATCAAAGTTTGAGGTTTCGGGTGATGTAGCTCGATACAACACTGCCGATGATGACAATTTCTCTCAAGTCGGCATTTACTGGACAAAGGTGCTTGATGATGGTGCTAAAGAGCGACttgttcaaaacattgcaGGGCATCTAAAGAGTGCACAGTCTTTTATTCAA GATCGTGCGGTGAAGAATTTTACTCAAGCTCACGCAGACTTCGGACGACGACTACGTGCTGCTCTTGACAAGCACATTTCTTCCAGTTTGTAA